In one window of Thermoplasmata archaeon DNA:
- a CDS encoding tetratricopeptide repeat protein produces MGSIGSIADSIKLGDSIFFLGSAFSTELGYPDPVKIAILLKSRFFTEKELLENNNISNSNNIRIILKALEKHGVSKREIFKFIKEIYKPDPLKLTLNPYEILYQILKYYPEDKNIFIFTTNLDLDINLVFGNEATYIVYKSDFEALTTILDEGDVLKKRRIWIVKINGDISNAGALDILTESETFSEIRNQFFNIFKKYMVKKKALILGYNNINDVYICDLYNKIREREHESQDTIVLNRYFDFILKRFNKIKYLTTIYITSVLKDILYNIAPVYLKTSFINLELDNLISNIVLKNENILIYGYMYSGKSTTIKRLSKMFEKYDVFEISRENTEQDLKLLKKEFNKYHQTAIFVDFYIYKNILKSSISFDQEMIDYEIYEIFQNFTNIVPHNVTVKDAENLIQFFMTLENIPDILNSQELNNAVLNTAHVNYDGSDTYSPAIIYELIKLLKKDEKLVFLQYYSKMIKGGNFSSNLPSEIDSYSSKTAYKLSLDLQKRILYKDSMTKLLKEGFEFKNIIKNIFQESINSAMPAITSLSIDRIGIFVLLDLLNKNEKSHCRFLDFLYLAWNNLSISQKKLICYEVDPQNDLIYNFLDLIFANDAELNHFKELIEEIIRENPLSLIKFNNLIKYDNAIQQKLKTVEDGILDCNVKIQAIDKYIEPLTSEILEYGEDLKNKVKDIDITILKDENIKNNPIYEFGLGWLEKRNPIISESIEKKLDYAIKKIKNKENIFIIGEKGVGKTTFMYLLYKKLQEANNKIYVVHSLLNPDYEGIYFIDNVDQVMEDISALNTFLNSTFVVSCRKNNWLEKEFRPLRGDLIELSPQDFDFKTLRNILISILDSEKFLYSEEGLEEAVRRSGGLPIYFDSLILFLKNRNSLLSLDLAKIVPAEFYSIIANTIRDLEKNEFMIWILFIIANTKKNRLHYLHIKELKKLLSEQNVKGEFIEDYVSFSGDIYFLRHDVWKDLLLTKWQDLDINIEEPSILKELRKKDLDSLLRQAIKNCIEKSTNMNATVAMEILVITLENYKDFGEEILKIALSHKKEDWRTLVIDTLANADPKVLERYLGSITVDERKKMAENLKNAPNAHQVIYNNLVEYYKSISKKDQNIRAKLADSLKNLGNSFSEKNELDQAIQKYTESLDIYRNLVTIYPSFENELAMVLNDLGIVLDLKGDLTNSIKAFDEALAIKEKLSKTDIKNKVDLAIILNNLGLAYYSKNAFQISIKIYDLALDIYRSIENEYNNYEEDIAMLLDNLGLAQRDYGLIEESVQTFNKALEIYKKLDREDSRYESDVAEVLKNMGVSLERKKEPESAIRNLEKALHIYEKLVRIDSRYEQDLAETLAYLGETYASIDEQDEAIRFFNSGLNIYRALEKKDARFEQYSCKIIQNLGKQYYLKGNTDLAIKLLRESLYVFRKMSILDNKFEQNIAENLTDLGTAYFNKKSYEESSISYNEAISIYRKLKREDEKFNVYLANSLMLQGKVLEKLKSLDYAISRYKEAITIYRELSEKDKRYLVDLGLSLNKQARIFYIKNELDSAKVIYEESLLIFKKVTEESKIYAQHLADTFSALGIIYLEIDKIDDSIAHLNNAIDIYKKLIDTNPDAYSNYSITVKSLESAIMKRGF; encoded by the coding sequence ATGGGTTCAATAGGATCTATAGCAGACAGCATAAAACTCGGGGATTCTATATTTTTTTTAGGCTCTGCATTTTCCACAGAGTTAGGATATCCAGATCCTGTTAAAATTGCGATATTATTGAAATCCAGATTTTTTACTGAAAAAGAGCTATTGGAAAATAATAATATCAGTAACTCAAATAACATTAGGATCATTCTTAAAGCACTGGAAAAACATGGAGTATCTAAACGGGAAATATTCAAATTTATAAAAGAGATATATAAGCCAGATCCATTAAAATTGACATTAAATCCATATGAAATTCTTTACCAGATTTTGAAGTATTATCCCGAAGATAAAAATATATTTATATTTACTACTAACTTAGATCTTGATATAAATTTAGTGTTTGGAAATGAGGCTACATATATTGTATATAAATCAGATTTTGAAGCTTTAACCACGATTTTGGATGAGGGAGATGTGTTGAAAAAGAGAAGAATATGGATCGTAAAAATAAATGGGGATATCTCTAACGCAGGGGCTCTAGATATCTTAACAGAGAGTGAAACTTTTTCGGAGATTCGTAACCAGTTTTTTAACATTTTTAAAAAATATATGGTTAAAAAAAAGGCTTTGATTCTGGGGTATAATAACATTAATGATGTTTATATTTGTGATTTATACAATAAAATCAGGGAAAGAGAGCATGAATCTCAGGACACAATAGTATTAAATAGATATTTTGATTTTATATTAAAGCGGTTCAACAAAATAAAATATCTAACAACCATATATATTACTTCAGTTTTAAAGGATATTCTGTACAATATTGCACCTGTGTATCTCAAAACAAGTTTTATAAATCTTGAACTGGATAATTTAATAAGCAACATCGTTTTAAAAAATGAGAATATTTTAATCTATGGATATATGTATTCTGGAAAAAGCACGACAATAAAAAGACTTTCAAAAATGTTTGAAAAATATGATGTTTTTGAAATTTCTAGAGAAAATACAGAACAGGATCTTAAATTACTAAAGAAAGAGTTTAACAAATACCACCAAACTGCAATATTTGTAGATTTTTACATTTATAAAAATATTTTAAAATCATCAATATCCTTTGACCAAGAAATGATAGATTATGAAATTTATGAGATTTTCCAAAATTTCACCAATATTGTGCCCCATAATGTTACTGTTAAAGACGCAGAGAATCTGATACAGTTTTTCATGACTTTAGAGAATATTCCAGATATCCTAAATTCCCAAGAGTTAAATAATGCTGTCCTAAATACTGCACATGTAAACTACGACGGGTCTGATACCTATAGCCCAGCGATAATATATGAACTTATTAAACTCCTGAAAAAAGATGAAAAGCTAGTATTTTTACAGTATTATTCTAAGATGATTAAGGGTGGAAATTTTTCGTCGAACTTACCCAGTGAAATAGATTCATATTCTTCTAAAACTGCGTATAAGCTTTCATTAGATCTCCAAAAAAGAATATTATACAAGGATTCTATGACAAAGCTATTGAAAGAAGGCTTTGAGTTCAAAAATATCATTAAAAACATTTTCCAAGAATCAATAAATAGCGCTATGCCCGCAATAACAAGCTTGTCGATCGATAGAATTGGCATTTTTGTACTGTTAGATTTGCTAAATAAAAATGAGAAATCACATTGCCGATTTTTGGATTTTTTGTATTTGGCCTGGAATAACCTCTCGATTTCTCAAAAAAAATTAATCTGCTATGAAGTTGACCCACAAAACGACTTAATCTACAATTTTCTGGATTTGATCTTTGCAAATGATGCAGAATTGAATCATTTTAAAGAGCTTATTGAAGAAATTATAAGAGAAAACCCACTATCTTTAATAAAATTCAATAATTTAATAAAATATGATAATGCTATTCAACAAAAATTAAAAACAGTTGAAGATGGGATATTAGACTGTAATGTTAAAATACAAGCAATCGATAAATATATAGAACCCTTGACCTCTGAAATATTAGAATACGGTGAGGACTTAAAAAATAAAGTTAAAGATATAGATATCACTATATTGAAGGATGAAAACATAAAGAATAATCCAATTTATGAGTTCGGATTAGGATGGCTTGAAAAACGTAATCCGATAATATCTGAAAGTATAGAAAAGAAACTGGATTATGCAATTAAAAAAATTAAAAATAAAGAAAATATTTTTATAATTGGAGAAAAGGGAGTTGGAAAAACTACGTTTATGTACTTATTGTACAAAAAGCTACAAGAAGCAAATAATAAGATCTATGTTGTACACTCTCTTTTAAATCCAGATTATGAAGGGATATATTTCATAGACAATGTAGATCAGGTAATGGAGGATATAAGTGCTTTGAACACTTTTCTTAACTCTACTTTTGTAGTTTCTTGTAGAAAAAATAATTGGCTGGAAAAAGAATTTAGACCACTCAGAGGTGATCTTATAGAGCTTTCCCCTCAAGATTTCGATTTTAAGACCTTAAGAAACATTTTAATCTCAATATTAGACTCTGAAAAATTTTTGTATAGTGAAGAAGGACTGGAAGAAGCTGTTAGAAGAAGCGGTGGACTTCCTATATACTTTGATTCTTTAATACTCTTTTTGAAAAATAGAAATAGTCTGCTATCTTTAGATCTCGCAAAAATTGTTCCTGCAGAATTTTACAGCATCATAGCCAATACAATCAGGGATCTTGAAAAAAATGAATTTATGATATGGATTCTGTTTATAATTGCAAATACCAAGAAGAACAGGTTGCATTATTTGCATATAAAAGAACTTAAAAAATTGCTGTCTGAGCAAAATGTAAAGGGAGAATTTATAGAAGATTATGTTTCTTTTTCTGGAGACATATACTTTTTAAGACATGATGTTTGGAAAGACCTTTTGTTAACCAAATGGCAGGATTTAGATATAAATATTGAAGAGCCTTCTATCTTGAAAGAGCTAAGAAAAAAAGATTTAGATTCTCTGTTAAGGCAAGCCATTAAAAATTGTATAGAGAAATCTACAAATATGAATGCAACCGTCGCAATGGAGATTTTAGTTATCACGCTAGAAAATTATAAAGATTTCGGAGAAGAGATATTGAAAATTGCCTTATCGCACAAAAAAGAGGATTGGAGAACTCTTGTAATAGATACCCTTGCAAACGCAGACCCAAAAGTATTGGAACGTTATTTGGGATCTATAACCGTAGATGAAAGAAAAAAAATGGCAGAGAATTTAAAAAATGCTCCTAATGCCCATCAAGTAATATACAATAATCTTGTAGAATATTATAAATCAATTTCTAAAAAAGATCAGAATATCAGAGCCAAGCTGGCAGATTCTCTCAAAAATCTTGGAAATTCTTTTTCTGAAAAAAATGAGCTGGACCAGGCGATACAAAAATATACTGAATCTTTGGATATTTATAGGAACTTAGTAACGATTTACCCTTCTTTTGAAAACGAATTAGCCATGGTGTTAAACGATCTGGGAATAGTGCTCGATCTGAAAGGGGATCTTACAAATTCCATTAAAGCCTTTGATGAAGCATTGGCAATCAAAGAAAAACTTTCAAAAACAGATATAAAGAATAAAGTGGATCTTGCAATAATATTAAACAATCTTGGATTGGCATATTATTCTAAAAATGCATTTCAAATATCTATAAAAATATATGATTTAGCTCTAGACATCTACAGATCAATTGAAAATGAATACAATAATTATGAAGAAGATATAGCCATGCTCTTAGATAACCTTGGCCTTGCACAAAGAGATTATGGCTTGATCGAAGAGTCAGTGCAAACGTTCAACAAAGCATTAGAAATATACAAAAAACTTGATAGAGAAGATTCTAGATATGAATCTGACGTGGCAGAAGTTCTGAAAAATATGGGCGTTTCTCTAGAAAGAAAAAAAGAGCCAGAATCAGCAATTAGAAATCTGGAAAAAGCACTGCATATCTATGAAAAACTTGTAAGAATAGATTCGAGATATGAACAGGATCTGGCAGAAACTTTGGCATATTTAGGAGAAACCTATGCATCCATAGATGAACAAGATGAAGCAATCAGATTCTTCAATAGTGGGTTGAATATATACAGGGCTCTTGAAAAGAAAGATGCAAGATTTGAACAATATTCTTGCAAAATAATACAGAATCTTGGAAAACAATACTATTTAAAAGGTAACACTGATCTGGCAATAAAACTACTGCGAGAATCTTTATATGTATTTAGAAAAATGTCAATCTTAGATAACAAATTCGAGCAGAATATTGCAGAAAACCTGACTGATCTAGGAACTGCGTACTTTAATAAAAAAAGCTATGAAGAATCTTCCATTAGTTATAATGAAGCCATATCGATATATAGAAAACTCAAGAGAGAAGATGAAAAATTCAATGTTTATCTTGCCAATAGCTTAATGTTGCAGGGAAAAGTCCTAGAAAAATTAAAAAGCCTGGATTATGCAATATCTAGATACAAAGAAGCAATAACAATATACAGAGAACTTTCAGAGAAAGATAAAAGATATCTAGTCGATCTTGGATTAAGTTTAAATAAGCAAGCAAGAATATTTTACATTAAGAATGAACTAGATTCTGCAAAAGTTATTTATGAAGAATCTTTATTGATCTTTAAAAAGGTGACAGAAGAATCGAAGATATATGCACAACATCTGGCAGATACTTTCTCAGCTCTTGGAATAATATATTTAGAGATTGATAAGATTGATGACTCGATAGCCCATCTAAACAATGCTATTGATATCTATAAAAAACTTATCGATACCAATCCTGATGCATATTCGAATTATTCAATCACTGTTAAAAGCTTAGAATCCGCAATTATGAAAAGAGGATTTTAA
- the moaA gene encoding GTP 3',8-cyclase MoaA, with translation MKDRFGRELNSIRVSVTQDCNLNCFYCHREGQNGKGNRVTLDGYKKLFSLSRDIGISKVKFTGGEPLVRADIAEIVKLAKQYFTDISMTTNGILLQEYAKILKNAGLNRINISLHSLNAETYKKITGSMYHSRVIEGIKAAKEAGLEPIKINYVVMKGLNDNEFTDLLNFTAKEGLVLQVIELEVPRESEDLVWFKKYHKSLKEYEEYLEKSKIKISYNPLHNRKKYFVPLNNVIAEVELVSPMHNTEFCINCHRIRFTAEGQLKPCLFRTDNMTDILTYLNDGMSEEQLLAIYKDAILKREPYWRKS, from the coding sequence GTGAAAGATAGATTTGGCAGAGAACTAAACAGCATTCGTGTATCTGTTACACAGGACTGTAACTTAAATTGTTTTTACTGTCACAGGGAAGGTCAGAATGGTAAAGGCAACAGAGTTACACTGGACGGTTATAAAAAATTGTTCAGTTTGAGTCGCGATATAGGGATCAGTAAAGTAAAATTTACCGGTGGTGAACCATTGGTTCGAGCAGACATTGCAGAAATAGTAAAATTAGCAAAACAATATTTTACAGATATATCCATGACAACAAATGGCATATTGCTGCAAGAATATGCCAAGATATTAAAAAATGCTGGGTTAAACAGAATAAACATCAGTTTGCACAGTTTAAATGCCGAAACGTACAAGAAGATCACGGGCAGCATGTACCACAGTCGTGTAATAGAGGGTATCAAAGCGGCAAAAGAAGCAGGGTTAGAACCCATCAAAATAAATTATGTAGTAATGAAAGGACTTAATGATAATGAATTTACAGATCTCTTGAATTTTACGGCAAAAGAGGGTTTAGTGCTGCAAGTTATTGAACTTGAAGTGCCAAGAGAATCTGAGGATCTGGTATGGTTTAAAAAATATCACAAAAGCCTGAAAGAGTATGAAGAATATCTTGAAAAAAGCAAGATAAAGATTTCTTATAATCCTTTACACAATCGCAAAAAATATTTTGTACCTCTAAACAATGTTATTGCAGAAGTAGAGCTTGTAAGTCCTATGCACAACACTGAATTCTGCATAAATTGTCACAGGATCAGATTTACTGCCGAAGGGCAACTTAAACCCTGTCTTTTCAGGACTGATAACATGACCGACATTTTAACATATCTAAACGACGGTATGAGTGAAGAGCAATTGCTAGCAATATATAAAGACGCAATTTTAAAGCGTGAGCCTTACTGGCGTAAATCATGA
- a CDS encoding phosphoserine phosphatase, whose amino-acid sequence MADLLEEIESKYEKLKKDLDLHKVQQASYENEALNKASIRDDLNKKTKDLFREAKEFREQRDVLNDKVKQLKAEREEWREKLQKSYDELKEIKKKFSNRTGEGNITQFRKRIKDLEHKQETTVLTSDKERALVEEIHALHAQIERMKKEEEEAMKKNQEYMQKKADISVAKMKLDTIQSQLEEAVTKSQEFHDKSIELFEKASESKRESDEAHQSFINFSQKEREEEKAIHDIIEELRDFEKIITGLRQKQRNTKKQERESELKKTADAIFEKFKKGEPLSTEDILILQKAGFM is encoded by the coding sequence ATGGCTGATCTGCTTGAAGAGATAGAATCGAAATACGAAAAATTAAAAAAAGATCTGGACTTGCATAAAGTTCAGCAAGCAAGTTATGAAAACGAAGCTTTGAATAAAGCAAGTATTAGAGATGACTTAAACAAGAAAACCAAAGATCTATTTAGAGAAGCGAAAGAGTTTCGCGAACAGCGGGACGTTCTGAATGATAAGGTAAAACAGTTAAAAGCTGAAAGAGAAGAATGGAGAGAAAAGCTTCAAAAAAGTTATGATGAGTTAAAAGAGATCAAAAAGAAATTTTCAAATAGAACCGGAGAAGGTAATATCACTCAATTTAGGAAGAGAATTAAAGATCTGGAACACAAACAAGAAACCACTGTTTTAACGTCTGATAAAGAAAGAGCACTGGTAGAAGAGATACATGCGCTGCATGCACAGATTGAAAGAATGAAAAAGGAAGAAGAAGAGGCGATGAAAAAGAATCAAGAGTACATGCAGAAAAAAGCGGACATATCGGTAGCTAAGATGAAACTTGATACAATACAGAGCCAGCTAGAAGAAGCAGTTACAAAATCTCAAGAATTTCATGATAAATCCATAGAGCTTTTTGAAAAAGCATCCGAATCCAAAAGAGAATCTGATGAGGCACATCAGAGCTTTATAAATTTTTCACAAAAAGAGAGAGAAGAAGAAAAGGCAATCCATGATATAATAGAAGAACTCAGAGACTTTGAGAAAATAATTACAGGATTAAGGCAGAAGCAGAGAAATACCAAGAAGCAAGAGCGTGAAAGCGAGCTCAAGAAAACCGCAGATGCTATTTTTGAGAAGTTTAAGAAAGGAGAACCGCTCAGCACAGAAGACATACTCATATTGCAGAAAGCAGGATTTATGTAA
- a CDS encoding TatD family hydrolase, protein MIFDNHAHLQTSGKNIEAVKIFEKEGGTHINVCNVPLQGYEYDDNYYEKVYNETLKIVSTINLETKVKAYATIGPYPVDLLDALNKGMSMDRALTIMKKGIDFAVKLVEDQKAIAIGEVGRPHFSVSESLWRQFNELILYIFEKARDADCAVVMHTEYTSETMKELANMADQARLSKSRVVKHYSPPLINLNENYGIFPSVIATRKNVREAFQKGTRFFLETDYVDELKNPNMVLAIDTVPKRIKSVINEGLIDMEKLTDTTIKNIHEVYKLEI, encoded by the coding sequence ATGATATTTGACAATCATGCGCATCTGCAAACTTCTGGGAAGAATATAGAAGCAGTAAAAATTTTTGAAAAAGAAGGTGGCACACACATTAATGTTTGTAATGTACCATTACAGGGGTATGAATATGATGACAATTATTATGAAAAAGTGTATAATGAAACATTAAAGATAGTATCTACCATAAATTTAGAGACCAAGGTAAAAGCATATGCTACAATAGGGCCATATCCTGTAGATCTTTTAGATGCTTTGAATAAAGGGATGAGTATGGATAGGGCGTTAACGATCATGAAGAAAGGCATAGACTTTGCAGTAAAGCTGGTAGAAGATCAAAAAGCTATTGCTATCGGCGAGGTCGGAAGGCCACATTTTTCAGTTTCTGAATCATTATGGCGCCAGTTTAATGAACTTATATTATACATTTTTGAGAAAGCGCGAGACGCTGATTGTGCGGTAGTAATGCATACAGAATATACATCGGAAACAATGAAAGAACTTGCTAATATGGCTGATCAGGCACGGTTGAGTAAGTCTAGAGTTGTAAAACATTATTCTCCACCTTTAATCAACTTAAATGAGAACTACGGCATATTCCCCTCAGTAATAGCAACCAGAAAAAACGTTAGAGAAGCGTTTCAGAAAGGTACGAGGTTTTTCTTAGAAACTGACTATGTGGACGAATTAAAAAATCCGAATATGGTATTGGCAATAGATACAGTTCCAAAACGTATAAAATCAGTAATTAATGAAGGGTTAATAGACATGGAAAAGCTCACAGACACAACAATAAAAAATATTCATGAAGTCTATAAACTAGAAATCTGA
- a CDS encoding signal recognition particle protein Srp54, with the protein MLESLGESLRETIRKIARASTIDKEVIKEVVKDIQRALLSADVNVQLVLKITKEVERRATEEKPPAGVTARNFIVKIIYEELLSILGPEQQISLKPQKILMVGLYGQGKTTTCGKLAKYLSKKGVKVDLVACDVHRPAAYDQLLQIGEKINVPVFGIRDEKNAVKIAKVFMKNADTKHAWIFDTSGRHALEQDLIDEIKELKKIIVPDQIYLVVDATMGQQAGKQAKAFHDAVNITGVIITKLDGSAKGGGALSAVAETSAPVLFIGTGEHIDDFEIFDSKRFLSRLLGMGDLESLMETAQEMEFTEEKAEKTMEKLFSGKFNLKDMYEIWEQFSKPGLMQKIVSSLPLFKLPGSEKLNKEAIEDSEIKLKRYRVILDSMTYDELENPDLIKGSRIERIARGSGSPEEEVRELMREYNKMLKTVKAMKGDRKLLKTLKGQFKGGTIPDLNNL; encoded by the coding sequence ATGCTTGAATCATTAGGTGAGTCACTAAGAGAGACAATTCGTAAGATTGCAAGGGCCTCTACTATAGATAAAGAGGTAATAAAAGAGGTAGTGAAAGATATACAGCGTGCACTTCTTTCAGCAGATGTGAACGTTCAGCTCGTTTTGAAAATAACCAAAGAAGTTGAGCGCAGAGCAACTGAAGAAAAGCCACCTGCAGGTGTAACAGCCAGAAATTTTATTGTGAAGATAATATATGAAGAGCTTTTGAGCATTTTAGGGCCAGAGCAACAGATCTCACTCAAGCCTCAAAAGATTTTGATGGTAGGATTATATGGGCAGGGTAAAACTACCACCTGCGGTAAGCTTGCTAAATACTTATCAAAGAAAGGAGTTAAGGTGGATTTGGTAGCATGCGATGTGCACAGACCAGCAGCTTACGACCAGCTTTTGCAGATTGGAGAAAAAATAAACGTACCTGTGTTCGGTATCAGGGACGAAAAAAATGCAGTTAAAATTGCAAAAGTTTTTATGAAAAATGCAGATACTAAACACGCCTGGATCTTTGATACTTCAGGCAGGCATGCGCTGGAGCAAGATCTTATTGATGAAATAAAAGAGTTAAAGAAAATTATAGTGCCAGATCAGATATATTTAGTGGTAGATGCGACGATGGGGCAACAGGCGGGAAAGCAGGCTAAGGCGTTTCATGATGCAGTAAATATCACAGGGGTAATAATCACAAAACTTGATGGTTCTGCTAAGGGTGGCGGAGCACTAAGCGCGGTTGCAGAGACATCTGCACCAGTTCTATTTATAGGTACTGGGGAGCACATTGATGATTTTGAGATATTTGATAGCAAACGCTTTCTATCGCGATTGCTGGGTATGGGAGACCTCGAAAGCTTGATGGAAACGGCTCAGGAAATGGAGTTTACAGAAGAAAAGGCAGAAAAGACAATGGAAAAGTTATTTTCTGGCAAATTCAATCTGAAGGATATGTACGAGATATGGGAGCAGTTTTCCAAACCTGGATTAATGCAGAAGATAGTATCTTCACTGCCTCTTTTTAAGTTACCTGGCTCTGAAAAATTAAATAAGGAAGCCATAGAGGACTCAGAGATAAAACTGAAGCGATATCGAGTGATACTGGATTCTATGACTTATGATGAGCTTGAAAATCCAGATCTTATCAAGGGCTCTAGAATAGAAAGAATTGCGAGGGGAAGTGGCAGTCCTGAAGAGGAAGTGCGAGAGCTGATGCGCGAATATAACAAAATGTTGAAAACTGTCAAAGCGATGAAAGGAGATCGCAAACTTTTAAAGACACTTAAAGGGCAATTTAAAGGTGGGACTATTCCGGATTTAAATAACTTATAG
- the glyA gene encoding serine hydroxymethyltransferase has product MNEIDYANKIIEFAKQHNQLFKESIPLIASENLISPMALEMTLTDLQARYAEGLPGKRYYQGNAYVDMIENMVTELAQKLFQTDYADVRPISGTNANQAVTFGLTDPGDIITALPLAGGAHISSAKFGTAGFRGLHIINYPFDVENMNIDVDLTAKLIKLVKPKVALFGQSVFLFPTPLKELSDAFRESDTTVWYDGAHVLGLIGGKRFQDPLREGAHVITGSTHKTLPGPQRGIILANPKDEEMWDKVQKGIFPGVLSNHHLHTMAALGITLAEHLKYGESYADQVIRNAQALARELHELGFDVLGEKLGFTKSHTLVMDVSRYGGGRKVAESLEKANIITNMNLLPYDPPNKPRNPSGIRIGVQEVTRIGMKEREMHEVAVLIKKVAIDRIDPEIVKKEVIEFKKSYTKLYYCFNEGTEAYDYIKITK; this is encoded by the coding sequence ATGAATGAAATAGATTATGCAAATAAGATCATAGAATTTGCTAAACAACATAATCAACTTTTCAAAGAATCCATACCATTAATTGCATCTGAAAATTTGATATCGCCCATGGCATTAGAGATGACACTTACAGATCTTCAAGCAAGATATGCAGAAGGATTGCCAGGTAAAAGATATTATCAGGGCAATGCCTATGTAGATATGATTGAAAATATGGTAACCGAGCTGGCTCAAAAATTATTTCAAACTGATTATGCGGATGTAAGGCCCATATCAGGAACAAATGCTAATCAAGCAGTTACATTTGGATTAACAGATCCGGGGGATATAATAACTGCATTGCCACTAGCTGGCGGAGCTCATATAAGCAGCGCTAAATTTGGAACCGCAGGTTTTAGGGGATTGCATATAATAAACTATCCTTTTGACGTTGAGAATATGAATATAGATGTCGATCTAACTGCAAAGCTAATAAAATTAGTAAAACCTAAAGTAGCATTATTTGGGCAATCTGTATTTTTGTTTCCCACTCCGTTAAAAGAGCTTTCTGATGCATTCAGAGAGTCAGATACGACAGTATGGTACGATGGTGCGCATGTTCTTGGTCTAATTGGAGGCAAGAGATTTCAAGATCCTCTGAGAGAAGGTGCTCATGTTATTACCGGTAGTACACATAAAACTCTGCCAGGTCCGCAGAGGGGAATAATATTGGCGAATCCTAAGGATGAGGAGATGTGGGACAAGGTTCAGAAAGGAATATTTCCAGGAGTTTTGAGCAATCATCATCTGCATACTATGGCGGCATTAGGAATAACGTTGGCTGAGCATTTAAAATATGGAGAATCTTATGCAGATCAGGTAATAAGAAATGCTCAGGCACTGGCACGTGAGCTTCATGAGCTTGGGTTTGATGTACTCGGAGAGAAATTAGGTTTTACAAAATCACATACACTGGTTATGGATGTTTCGAGATATGGTGGAGGCAGGAAAGTTGCAGAAAGTTTGGAAAAAGCAAATATTATAACAAATATGAATCTATTACCTTACGATCCACCAAACAAGCCAAGGAACCCGAGCGGCATAAGAATAGGGGTTCAGGAAGTTACCAGAATAGGAATGAAAGAACGGGAAATGCATGAAGTTGCAGTTCTGATTAAGAAAGTAGCAATAGATAGGATAGATCCGGAGATTGTAAAAAAGGAAGTAATTGAATTTAAGAAAAGTTATACTAAGCTGTATTATTGCTTCAATGAAGGTACGGAAGCATATGACTATATTAAAATCACAAAGTAA